One segment of Castanea sativa cultivar Marrone di Chiusa Pesio chromosome 3, ASM4071231v1 DNA contains the following:
- the LOC142627201 gene encoding RPM1-interacting protein 4-like codes for MSSLNKDRPLPKFGEWDVNNPASASEFTVIFDKVRDEKKTGGTSSSVSPSPKYTASDKYSHSSKSNNKRKWFCLC; via the exons ATGTCTTCG CTCAATAAGGATCGGCCTCTACCCAAATTCGGAGAATGGGATGTGAACAATCCCGCCTCAGCCAGCGAATTTACTGTCATATTTGACAAGGTTAGAGATGAGAAGAAGACCGGTGGGACATCTAGTAGTGTGTCACCATCGCCAAAATATACAGCCAGTGATAAATACAGCCATTCCTCCAAGTCCAACAACAAG AGAAAGTGGTTCTGCCTTTGTTAA